A single region of the Hyphomonas adhaerens MHS-3 genome encodes:
- a CDS encoding Smr/MutS family protein: protein MSHRRLTPDEARAWARVARTVKPIGPKTDDIDTFIDALEHGEPVLRHGKAKSVALPPEKPATKAVKSPAPPQNRANEKRVRRGKLELAGRFDLHGHTQISAEAALPEFLARKQAEGARCVLVITGKGKGGEGVLRRNFLRWLEMPAARALVSGYSESHPRHGGSGAWYVFLRQA, encoded by the coding sequence ATGAGCCACCGCCGCCTGACCCCTGACGAAGCCCGCGCCTGGGCCCGCGTTGCGCGGACGGTAAAGCCGATCGGTCCGAAGACAGACGATATCGACACTTTCATTGATGCACTGGAACACGGTGAACCGGTCCTGCGTCACGGCAAGGCGAAATCGGTGGCACTGCCGCCAGAGAAACCCGCCACCAAAGCCGTGAAATCTCCCGCTCCGCCTCAGAACCGGGCGAACGAGAAACGCGTGCGCCGGGGCAAGCTGGAACTCGCAGGACGGTTCGACCTGCATGGTCATACCCAGATCTCCGCTGAGGCAGCGCTGCCGGAGTTCCTGGCCCGCAAACAGGCGGAAGGCGCGCGCTGCGTACTGGTCATCACAGGCAAGGGGAAGGGCGGGGAGGGCGTTCTGCGCCGCAATTTCCTGCGCTGGCTGGAGATGCCGGCGGCGCGTGCGCTCGTCTCAGGCTATTCCGAGTCCCATCCGAGGCATGGCGGGTCCGGTGCCTGGTATGTGTTCCTGCGGCAAGCTTAA
- a CDS encoding Tim44/TimA family putative adaptor protein produces the protein MILAAVALFVLSRLYFALGKGDNDNPVSRPSPATAGEDAPGQPKAKDEALAHADQPIFTGPAAGGLEEIYNADRSFSTPAFMRGARAAYEIIVSAFARGDRDKLRPMLDDDVYEAWDAAIAARQPDQPTFELLRIRKAEIESAELDGAIARVSVRYEAELGDGEMTRTAKEIWTFMRNVQENDPNWILDDVEVAS, from the coding sequence ATGATCCTGGCAGCTGTTGCGCTGTTTGTCCTGTCGCGCCTCTATTTTGCGCTCGGCAAGGGTGACAATGACAACCCTGTCAGCCGCCCGTCTCCGGCAACTGCCGGGGAGGATGCGCCCGGTCAGCCCAAAGCCAAGGATGAAGCGCTGGCGCATGCCGACCAGCCGATTTTTACAGGTCCTGCTGCCGGCGGACTGGAAGAAATCTACAATGCTGACCGGAGCTTCAGCACACCTGCCTTCATGAGAGGCGCACGCGCGGCGTATGAAATCATCGTTTCGGCCTTTGCCCGGGGCGACCGCGACAAGCTCCGCCCGATGCTGGACGACGATGTCTATGAGGCGTGGGACGCGGCCATCGCCGCGCGCCAGCCAGACCAGCCAACCTTTGAACTGTTGCGCATCCGCAAGGCCGAAATCGAAAGCGCTGAGCTGGATGGGGCCATCGCGCGTGTTTCCGTGCGCTACGAGGCAGAGCTCGGAGACGGCGAAATGACGCGCACAGCGAAGGAAATCTGGACGTTCATGCGGAACGTTCAGGAGAATGATCCGAACTGGATTCTCGATGATGTCGAGGTCGCGAGCTAA
- the coaE gene encoding dephospho-CoA kinase (Dephospho-CoA kinase (CoaE) performs the final step in coenzyme A biosynthesis.), translated as MIILGLTGSIGMGKSATATLFRDEGVPVYDADAAVHQLYQKDGAAVDPVEAAFPGVKVEGAIDRTLLRERVLNDTAAMKQLESIVHPLAGAAQQDFREAARKSGAAFAVLDIPLLYETGGSGYCDYVLVVTAPPEVQRDRVLSRPGVTAETFEAILARQVPDAEKRAKADFILSTAHGFEFAHDHVRAIVALMNRKAVGDNA; from the coding sequence GTGATCATTCTTGGTCTCACCGGTTCGATCGGCATGGGCAAATCTGCAACGGCAACTCTATTCCGGGACGAAGGTGTCCCGGTTTACGATGCCGATGCAGCTGTCCACCAACTCTACCAGAAGGACGGCGCCGCAGTGGATCCCGTCGAAGCGGCCTTTCCGGGCGTGAAGGTGGAGGGCGCGATCGACCGGACGCTGTTGCGCGAACGTGTACTGAACGATACCGCCGCGATGAAGCAGCTTGAAAGCATCGTCCATCCGCTGGCCGGCGCCGCGCAACAAGACTTCCGTGAAGCCGCCAGAAAGTCCGGCGCGGCCTTCGCGGTGCTGGATATTCCCTTGCTGTACGAGACAGGCGGCTCCGGCTATTGCGATTATGTCCTGGTCGTTACAGCGCCGCCCGAGGTGCAGCGCGACCGTGTGCTGTCTCGTCCGGGTGTGACGGCGGAGACGTTCGAGGCCATTCTGGCCCGCCAGGTGCCAGATGCGGAGAAGCGGGCAAAAGCCGACTTTATCCTGTCGACAGCGCATGGATTCGAGTTTGCACACGATCATGTTCGCGCCATAGTGGCCCTGATGAATCGCAAGGCCGTAGGGGATAACGCATGA
- a CDS encoding Maf family protein yields MSLDIVLASGSESRRRLLESAGVEAAAVRPNVDEDAMKAGLRAEGVSVRDQAMRLAELKSAKVSQRQPGLVIGGDQMLALGDEAFDKPKDLDGARDHLRKLSGKAHTLETAIVVCENGQPVWRHLARPRLTMRSLSEEFIEDYVDKVGEPLLSTVGAYQLEGLGAQLFNKIEGDYFSILGLPLLPLLDYLRIRGVLKT; encoded by the coding sequence GGCATCGGGAAGTGAAAGCCGGCGCCGCCTGCTGGAATCTGCAGGCGTCGAAGCCGCCGCTGTCCGCCCGAATGTCGACGAAGATGCCATGAAAGCCGGGTTGCGCGCCGAAGGCGTCTCTGTGCGCGATCAGGCGATGCGCCTGGCAGAACTCAAGTCGGCAAAAGTGTCCCAACGCCAGCCGGGTCTTGTGATTGGCGGTGACCAGATGCTGGCGCTCGGCGATGAAGCGTTCGACAAGCCAAAGGATCTGGATGGCGCGCGTGATCATCTCCGCAAACTGTCCGGAAAGGCCCACACGCTCGAAACTGCGATTGTCGTTTGTGAAAACGGGCAACCTGTCTGGCGCCATCTCGCGCGGCCTCGGCTGACCATGCGTTCGCTCAGCGAGGAGTTCATCGAAGACTATGTCGACAAGGTGGGTGAGCCGCTTCTGTCGACCGTTGGTGCCTATCAGCTGGAAGGCCTTGGCGCGCAGCTGTTTAACAAAATCGAGGGGGATTACTTTTCCATTCTCGGTCTGCCGCTGCTGCCCTTGCTCGACTATCTCCGCATAAGAGGCGTCCTGAAAACATGA
- the secB gene encoding protein-export chaperone SecB yields the protein MTDTSAPQAPNEGQNGATPAGLRVLAQYVKDLSFENPGHSPVQSQPNIDLGIDVGATPHADGNGLYEVSLKLSAKAVADGTVLFITELDYAGLFQLQNVPQAQLEPLLLIECPRLLFPFARRIVAEITREGGFPPLLIDPVDFVQLYQQQYRRAQEAAADSGQTPPVQDA from the coding sequence ATGACCGATACAAGTGCCCCGCAGGCACCAAATGAAGGCCAGAACGGCGCGACCCCGGCGGGTCTGCGCGTCCTCGCCCAGTACGTGAAGGACCTGTCCTTCGAAAATCCGGGCCATTCTCCGGTACAGTCACAGCCGAATATCGATCTGGGCATTGATGTCGGCGCAACGCCGCATGCCGACGGCAACGGGCTTTACGAAGTTTCGCTGAAATTGTCGGCCAAGGCCGTCGCTGACGGCACTGTCCTGTTCATTACCGAGCTCGACTATGCCGGCCTCTTCCAGCTGCAAAATGTGCCACAAGCCCAGCTTGAGCCGCTGCTTCTGATCGAATGCCCGCGTCTTCTGTTCCCGTTCGCCCGCCGCATCGTGGCGGAAATCACGCGTGAAGGCGGTTTCCCGCCGCTGCTGATAGATCCGGTGGATTTCGTGCAGCTTTACCAGCAGCAATATCGCCGGGCGCAGGAAGCCGCAGCCGATTCCGGGCAGACGCCACCAGTTCAGGACGCGTAA
- the aroE gene encoding shikimate dehydrogenase, whose protein sequence is MTWLLGVIGDPVSHSLSPVIHKMWIREHGFDATYEALQVKRGELEHALETLSQREALGFNITLPHKEDALALADETSDIARRIGAANTLVRREQGGWRAENTDAPGFVRSLLDAGIEVAGSRVTLLGAGGSARAVAISLMDLRAEITIANRTRERAKALVSETGITAEICSLEEGISQAATADVVINTLSLGHSGKSLELPEATGQYFYDISYGKPAAAIRAEALAKNWQPMDGLGMLVAQAAYSFEHWFGVLPDTKEALAHCRKLVEATT, encoded by the coding sequence ATGACCTGGCTGCTCGGTGTCATCGGCGATCCGGTTTCGCATTCCCTGTCTCCCGTGATCCACAAAATGTGGATCCGTGAACACGGATTCGATGCGACCTATGAAGCTCTGCAAGTTAAACGGGGCGAGCTCGAACACGCGCTTGAAACCCTGTCACAGCGAGAGGCGCTCGGCTTCAATATCACGCTTCCGCATAAGGAAGATGCGCTCGCCCTGGCGGATGAGACAAGCGACATTGCGCGCCGCATTGGCGCGGCAAATACGTTGGTCCGACGGGAGCAGGGGGGCTGGCGTGCGGAGAACACCGATGCGCCGGGCTTTGTGCGGAGCCTGTTGGACGCCGGGATCGAAGTTGCCGGATCCCGGGTGACCTTGCTAGGTGCGGGTGGTTCTGCCCGTGCAGTCGCGATCAGCCTGATGGATTTGCGTGCCGAGATTACGATTGCCAACCGCACGCGCGAGCGCGCGAAAGCGCTGGTCTCGGAAACAGGAATCACAGCCGAGATCTGCTCTCTGGAGGAGGGGATCTCGCAAGCGGCCACTGCCGATGTCGTGATCAACACGCTCAGCCTTGGCCATTCAGGCAAGAGCCTTGAATTGCCCGAGGCCACAGGACAATATTTCTACGATATTTCTTACGGAAAGCCCGCCGCCGCAATCCGTGCTGAAGCGCTGGCCAAGAACTGGCAGCCAATGGACGGGCTTGGCATGCTGGTAGCGCAAGCTGCCTACAGTTTTGAGCACTGGTTCGGCGTATTGCCGGACACGAAGGAAGCGCTCGCGCATTGCCGCAAACTCGTGGAGGCGACGACGTGA
- a CDS encoding murein transglycosylase A, translating to MWSRFRSFALLVLLAACQTQPAPIKVMTIPQPETPPPVESSQLPAWETPAAFSDLPNWPAVKLEAAVSAFKRSCEKFSNLNLTSALSGSAPWAGRVEDWAEPCGALSAARSDEEARALIERVFVPIEVIPPDGARKFTGYFEPTYDARRTPTPPFTEPVPALPADLIPNNGKPLQRLPDGRTRPYPARAQITTSGVQAIAYAHPADVFFLQIQGSGRLRFPDGTTMRAVYAAHNGHKFKSTANWLIRTGRISRGEASMQGIRAWMNRAGPAETRMAMNQNPRFVFFRAEAEGDPSLGPAGAEGVPLTPLGSMAVDTSLHPLGVPMFVQTTAPGLGGDWSGLLIAQDTGGAIKGPVRGDIYFGTGPEAGERAGTMNAPGRLWVLLPRAVAERMRAEGYASLDMAPAAP from the coding sequence ATGTGGTCGCGTTTCCGTTCGTTTGCCCTCCTGGTCCTGCTGGCCGCTTGCCAGACCCAGCCTGCACCGATCAAGGTGATGACAATTCCGCAGCCGGAGACGCCGCCACCGGTGGAATCCTCGCAACTTCCGGCCTGGGAAACGCCTGCCGCCTTTTCTGACTTGCCGAACTGGCCGGCTGTAAAGCTTGAAGCCGCTGTCAGCGCTTTCAAGCGCTCCTGCGAGAAATTCTCGAACCTGAACCTGACGTCGGCCCTTTCCGGATCGGCACCCTGGGCGGGGCGCGTGGAAGATTGGGCAGAACCTTGCGGCGCCCTGTCAGCCGCGCGCAGCGACGAAGAGGCCCGGGCCCTGATCGAGCGGGTGTTTGTCCCGATCGAAGTGATCCCGCCCGATGGCGCGCGGAAGTTCACGGGCTATTTCGAGCCAACATATGACGCCCGGCGGACGCCGACCCCGCCATTTACCGAGCCTGTCCCGGCCTTGCCGGCAGACCTGATCCCGAACAATGGCAAACCGCTTCAACGCCTGCCGGACGGAAGGACCCGGCCATATCCGGCGCGGGCACAGATTACCACGTCGGGCGTGCAGGCGATTGCCTATGCCCACCCGGCCGATGTGTTCTTCCTTCAGATCCAGGGATCTGGCCGTCTCCGTTTTCCGGATGGAACCACGATGCGCGCGGTTTATGCGGCGCATAACGGGCACAAGTTCAAATCCACCGCCAACTGGCTGATCCGTACCGGGCGCATTTCCAGAGGGGAGGCCAGCATGCAGGGCATCCGGGCCTGGATGAACCGCGCGGGCCCGGCCGAAACGCGCATGGCGATGAACCAGAATCCCCGATTTGTTTTCTTCCGGGCCGAGGCTGAGGGCGACCCCTCGCTGGGTCCTGCCGGGGCGGAAGGTGTTCCACTGACACCGTTGGGCTCCATGGCGGTCGATACGAGCCTTCATCCCCTGGGTGTGCCCATGTTCGTTCAGACCACAGCGCCGGGGCTGGGCGGCGACTGGTCCGGCCTCCTGATTGCGCAGGATACCGGCGGCGCGATCAAGGGCCCGGTGCGCGGCGATATCTATTTCGGCACCGGACCGGAAGCGGGCGAGCGGGCGGGAACGATGAACGCGCCCGGTCGTCTTTGGGTTCTCCTGCCGCGCGCGGTGGCAGAACGGATGCGGGCCGAAGGATATGCCAGTCTCGACATGGCCCCGGCGGCGCCGTAA
- the dnaQ gene encoding DNA polymerase III subunit epsilon, giving the protein MREIAFDTETTGLKPEDGDRIIELGAVEMINHIPSGRTFRTLINPGRAVSADTVRITGLTDDDLKDAPPFEAPEVIDAFLEFIGDATLVAHNASFDRGFLNMELGRCGRDPVPDDRWVDTAAMARRKFPGAPASLDALCKRFDISLESRTFHGALLDSQLLAAVYLELLGGRARAFSFEAVVETEEVGEILPARQRPKPLGSRLTEDEKAAHETFVSGLGDEAFWKRYAS; this is encoded by the coding sequence ATCCGCGAGATTGCATTCGATACCGAGACGACAGGCCTCAAGCCGGAAGATGGCGACCGCATTATCGAGCTGGGCGCCGTGGAGATGATCAACCACATTCCGTCCGGCCGCACCTTCCGGACGCTGATCAATCCGGGACGCGCCGTTTCCGCCGATACGGTCCGCATTACCGGGCTTACCGATGATGACCTGAAGGATGCGCCACCCTTCGAGGCGCCCGAAGTCATCGATGCCTTTCTCGAGTTTATTGGCGATGCGACGCTTGTGGCTCACAATGCAAGCTTCGACCGGGGCTTCCTCAACATGGAACTCGGCCGCTGTGGGCGCGACCCTGTCCCGGATGACCGCTGGGTTGATACGGCTGCCATGGCCCGCCGCAAGTTTCCGGGTGCCCCGGCCAGCCTCGACGCGCTGTGCAAGCGTTTCGACATTTCTCTCGAAAGCCGGACATTCCACGGCGCCCTTCTGGATAGCCAGTTGCTGGCGGCAGTTTACCTGGAACTCCTGGGCGGCCGGGCACGGGCGTTCTCGTTCGAGGCGGTTGTTGAAACCGAAGAAGTTGGTGAAATTCTGCCGGCGCGCCAGCGGCCCAAACCGCTCGGCTCGCGTCTGACCGAAGACGAAAAAGCCGCCCACGAAACCTTCGTGAGCGGCCTTGGCGATGAAGCTTTCTGGAAGCGTTACGCGTCCTGA